In Tachypleus tridentatus isolate NWPU-2018 chromosome 3, ASM421037v1, whole genome shotgun sequence, the sequence TGCTAAGAGTAATAGAAACAGTTAATGACAGTTTTAACTTCACataatgcactgtcgcttgcttccccaatactgaaaaaaacaattgaaactgTCTGGCATAGCCGTCTCGGTTCTTTATGTCTGAAAGGAAACTTTTGCGTGGTATTATTGTGTGTTTATTCAACTTTATGGAAGATATAAAATGCAGAATTAATATGAAAAGGACCTACTCGGAGTATTCTACTTTTAGAGCAAGAGTTACACAGGGAGGGATAATTAGTCTAACACTTTTTCATCGTGTATTTGACTAACATATCCCTAAACGACCCAAATGAAGACTACGTTTCAAAGTTCGTGGACGATGTGGCAATCTCGAAAAACTCTCCAAATCCAGCAGTAACAGCAACTAACTTACGATTTTGACTTAATAGAATACATAAATACTGCCAGgaatacagaatcaaaataatCGTACCAAAAACATGGTTACTTACCTTCACAAAATCAACTAAAATGTCAAAATACCCATCAGTACAATACTAACGAGGAACTCGCCTCCAGGTGTGCCAGATCAGTAAAATTCTTAagaataataacatataattcaaaattaaattggtgtaaacatatataaattatacaacaaACAGAGCATGGGAACTCGTAAATTATGTTAGGAGGctttcaaaaaacaaagatacatcagcagaaaacattcttaaaattaaacaacatatttgtACTAAAATACGCATGCTCAGCCTGGtacaatatttcacaaaacaacattaaaaataaacttcaaatcgtacaaaacaaattattaactacagCGTTTCTCGTACCAAAAACCACAACAGGAAAATAccttcataattatttaaatgtagcTTAGACATCTGACAGATTCCATCATATGATAAAGACATACAATGTAAGAACGACTAGgttaaataaatagataactCATACCTGATAGAATAATATCCATGCACATCCCccttattaataattacattaattatagtaaataagTCACATTCAGCTAATgtgtaattcaaataaaatagtatAAGTGTATTAATGGATATTTATGTAAGTATACTCCTAATAGGCCAATCCAGTGGAAAAATGTACGATTAACAATGGAAATTAGTAAGTGTTCATGGCTATCGCACGAACgcagtaaaattttaataacgtACAAATATTAACACCATCACACATTGACATAGTCCTGTGAAAGGGGTAAGGTGAAGTAATTCAAATAAATGCGAAAGCTGACCCttgttttaatacaacagtaCCATTGATAGATCCGAAATCATTGGAACATTGATGAACATCTATACGggaaaggaggaagaggtcaaaacACCACCACACCCTCTCAGAGGTCGAGACCGAAAACCGATGATGACTGTAACTAACTGACTGACCGACAACGACAAAAACGAAAACATAGTTAATCACAAACTTAAGCTTTACACAGTCTGTGTATATTAAAGCTAtcggcccgggatggccaagcgcgttaaggcgtgtgactcgtagtctgagggtcgcgggtttgcatccccgtcgctcaaaacatgctcgctctttcagccttgggggtgttataatgttactgtcaatcccactattcgttgataaaagagtagcccaagagttggcggtgggtggtgatgacaagctgtctttcctctagtcttacactgctaaattagagacggctagcacagatagccctcgagtagctttgtgcaaaattcaaaaaacaaacaaactaactaaagcTGTTCTCTGTTCATAGTTCTCCCTTTCTCGGTAACTCTTGACTAGATACTTGTAAAACTTTTAAGTCAGTAAATACTTAGGCTGGCGGAGTGTAATTTGTTGATTGGTACATTATGTATGTCATaatagttgtaataataataactttagtcAAACTTTTcactagttttataataaatttctagTAAGAAAAGTGTTGGTtaagtggttagagcgcttgactcgcaatctgagggttcgaatccccttccccccaaacatgctcacccttttagctgtgagtGCATtgtaatgtcacgatcaatcccattatttgttggtgaaatagtagcccaagtgttgacggtggatgatgatgactagctgtcgtccctctagtctttcagtgctaaattctggacggcttgcgcagatagtcctcgtgtagctttgcgcgaattacaaaacaaaccaaagaaaaagtgtactaatattataaactatgacAATTCAACACAGCTGCATATTGGACTAAACCGTATCCGATGTCTTATGCTGAAATATTGATAATATTATGTCTTCCGGTTTTAGCATGCCATACATAAAATGCTGGAAGTGAGGGTGCATTAGGACCcactaaaaactttaaatattcataGTTTAATGTACCGTTGAATTGGTGTTTTTGATTATTTCTGCATTAAATTTTTCTGTATATGTTGTTCTTTTGATATTCACAATAAATTTGAACAAGGATTTAACGAACCTCCTATGTTTGTACACCAGGGTTACAGAAAAGCTGGCGAAAGTTCTGTATATTCATAATTGTGGACCATGTGGTATTTTAAGTTCCTCCTTTCACTATCATTTGAATGTCTCAAGAGTTATATTACACTATGAATAGTAAAATGAGTTCCATTTCACTGTATATTTTagactttatatttttcattaactttaatTCTATTTATAGTCTTAATTTGTAAAATCAAGagtaaatattaaactgttggatatttctaATTCATTTATTGTACCGAGGGTGCTAAGCGCCACTGAATATTTTGGATCAATTGGTAAGTTGGACATAAAGATATCCTATAGTTGACAAATTGGCGTTTAATTATACTGTATAGTAAATTGAGTTAATCTATTTTGGTTTTCATAACTTGGGTCACATGCTTAAAACAGGTGAGAACTCAATATCCTAATTGGTACCAATATGTGAAGCATGAGCTATTCGCCTTTCGAACCACAAAGTTAAGATAGGCGATGCTCTATTGTTAGTATGGTAGTagtaaaactgtttcaaatatcAAGAATTATTTCTTTATAGATACTGATTATAAAGCAAAAGAGTATTTCTATGTCTTTGTAGAAACTGCTAGTTAGGTTTCCCTTGGAATATCGTGTGCAATGTTTGTTACCTTTTCTTAAAGAGGGTATTTACTTATTGGAAACATTTCAGAAGAGCTGCTAAAATGATTCCAGGAAGTGTTGTATCATGAAGTTGAGGTGCTGAAGTTATATGTCACACAAGGTATCAACAAACACTGTTACCGCCTGGTAattaaatcaaaaatgtattGTGATATCTTGCTCATTGAAGTGTATGTTGTCCAGTCTTGAATAGGTTCGATGAATAATAGAACCAGTAAATTGTATCTCCATGAAagtacagtatttaaaaaaaaacaacacttcactatatgtttataaaaaatgttcttGCTACCGGATATTTATATGCTTGATGTTTATATGCACATGAATTCCAGTTTTGCAGTCTTGTTATTTGATATAATAGATGACAGCATACTGTGGAACTGGAAAATATGcactatatttttattgtttaactgcattcacttttatgttctttttattaaaaataataaaaattataatatttcttactcATGGCTGACACTACCAAATGTTTCAAAATACCAGTGATCACATCTGATTTCTTTCCACAAGAACTAAGTTCATGTCTCATaaggaaaaaaagtatttttctaaCTTTACGCATTCTTGTCGTAAGtacattttctaagtttttagCAACTCACTCAGACTCTTCAGACCTTTCTGATTTAAAAGGAACATTCCCAAAGCCTGTGACTTTATTTTGCATGAGGCTATAATCAGTCAATTTCAATTTATTGGCCAAGTGGTAACCAGTTagacaaataaatattgaataataaaatccTGTTGATAGACCTCATTAGTAATGTTATATTACTCAAAGTAATGTGCATTTCTGGCCACTCACTTTATTTTGGAAAGcgagtttatatatatttttcagggGTCTAACTTCCAATTTAACCTTTTGTGTGAGATTTTATAATTAAAGACTGTGGAAGTTAAGTTGCACGATTAAACTAATTAGCATGAAATTGTTAATGAatcttaatttttgaaaatgaagGTAATTGACATTCTAGTATTTTATGTccctggttttgtttttaatttcaacactaaaaggtatttaaaaaaaacaactaattagcAATTGGAATATTTTTCTTGTTGGTTTTAGTGGTTGATATTGTGAAAGTTTTACTGACTTATTGAACAACTTGAACTGTAGTTATGCTCCAGTACGATGGAACATTCTGAAAAGAACCATCATAAAACTATGGGTAAATGGTGCTTTATTGTTTAAGGTATTATGCTTAAAACTTCTGAAAATTTGTAATCATGTTTGTCACTAATTTGTAAAGTATTCTGCAAGATGATGAATACTATTTTTAAAGGCTGATTTTCTTCAAGATGTCACTACAGTATTGATGCATAAGTGTAAATATAACATCAAGgatgaaaaaaaatcaacacatCCCAGGAATGAATAGAAAAATTATGATCAGTTTCTTCTGGaattttattgacttttataTAGTTCCCAATACAATTTTAATGACTTTTATATGGTTCCAAATACACTTTTATTGACTTTTATATGGTTCCAAATACAATTTTAATGACTTTTATATGGTTCCCAATAcaattttattgacttttataTGTTTTCCAGTACAATCAAGATCTTGTTTTCTGCATTTTCCTTTAATTTGATTCTATGACATCTGTATACTGTTTTCTATAACATTGCTTGCATaattattctgtattatttttacataatttgcCATGTGTAAATTGAACTTGATGTGAACCATTTAttgtcaaaattatttattatcaactGTAGTAGCCCTTGTGAGGTAAGGAAAGCACAGAAAATATTATGGAGAAACTGAATTCAACACAGAAAATATTCAAATCTTATTGCAACTAATAAGTAATAAATGAGGAAATTTACCTTTccagtaattttgttttgtataacaatataaggGGACTCCCATTTATTTTAAGTGGATAGGTGTTTGATACTTAAATGTGTTACTATAAACACAGGCACACAcctcattaattttgtttgttgaatttctcgcaaagctacttgagggatatctgcgctagccgttcctaatttagcagtgtgagactagagggaaggcagctagtcatcaccacccaccaccaactcttgggctactcttttaccaacaaatagtgggattgaccatcacattataatgcccccatagctgaaagggcgagcatgtttggtgcaacggagatgcAAACCTGTGACCCTGAGATTACAaggcgcacgccttaacccatctggccatgccaggccacacacctcattaaaagaaatatttaaaattattaatacatagtTTAATGTGTAAATTTTATactgtttataaagttttgtagATCTGATATGAGATATACAGACAATTTTCTTGTACATTAACATTCTTAAGTATATGattatatattagtgaaatttgTATTTAGAGTATGTCATACTGTTTTGTACTGTGTATACAGCCAGGTTTGgttgtaaatgttataaatatttattcttaataatttaatttttttttccatatttaattGTAATTCCTCACAAAAAATACATCTAATTTTATCTTTGCATTAGAGAACATTtggacagttttatttatttatttttacatacaaaattacttgaatgttaaaaatgtttacttaagtGTATTTAATGTTCTCAGTGACATATTTTAGTAGAACAGTACTGCCAGATGCTCTTACAATAATTTTTTCCTAAGTGTTTAGGAATAATTTTgagaatttagaaaattttaaaaatctcatgTCCTAAAAATGGAGAAGAAAAAGAAGAGatagaaaaagagagaaaaaaactatatcttcagttttgttactgAATTTTAATCACCATGGAACTGTTGTCAACCAGTCAGACAATAAAAAGTTGAGGAAGTCTTTTAGAAATGTTGATTTCAAGCATGGAAAAATCTGTGGTTATGTGGAAATCTATTTACCTTTCCATCAAAGGTGAaaataatagtgtgtgtgtgtgtgtgtatattttttttattttttaagcaaaCGTTAACTGAATATTTTTCTCACTTTTAAATCTCATACCACATACATACCATTAGAAAATTGGTATTTTATGGAGATTTACTACCAATCCATAAATTCTTAAAAACATAATCTAATTTTGGAATCAAACCATATTTGTAGAAATTATATATAAGTATGTACATATGTTGTTGATGTTGAATAtgcttgtatatataaataatttttctaagTGTGAACTTTTGTATTTTAGGCAATAAATGTCTTCTTTACATATGTCTGGATGACAAACAAGGTAGTGATTTTAACctaaaaatatatgtttctcTTTTATGCTGAGTTACTGATCAAGCATAATTTGTGCTTTGTTTCACAGGTAATTTAAACGGACCTTGAAGACTGGACTGTGGATATAATGATTCTGGTGATATTGTATAGACACAACCATACCTTTCTCCATATTCATGTAAAAACATGGTTGGATTATTTAAAGATATCTTAGCGTATGTGAGCATTTTGTGATATGCAGCTGCAGGTATacacgtttttaaaatattgacacTCAtctcaaatatttatgtattaataatattattttacaaatgaaatgcTGTTTCGAAGACATTTTCTGTGTAGATTAGCACCAAGGGTGTGGACTTGTGAATATGCAAAAAACTGTAATCAACCTTTGTGTACAttaactaaatacaaaaatatgcaTCGATCTTCAACTTGGTCAAACTGTATGTTTGACTCAtgtaaacataaaacatgttttacaaaacaacGTGGAAATACTGTTAGTTACAGTTCTTGTTTATCTAATGTATTAGGTGAAGTAACTACTAATTTGGAAAAACCAAGTGAAGttctaaattataatttcaacagttataaaaataatctaaataaagcTCTCAACATCCAAATAGAATCCTCGAGGAGTTCTAAACTAAGTAAAAAATTTAGAAACTCTAAGTCTGTTGACGAAGTGCTAGTTTTGTTCACAAATACTAAAGACAAACTGGTGGTTGAAGATTTTGTTGCTTGTTTGGAAACATTAAGTCATCTTGTTTCAAAACAGCTTAAAATGTATTCATGGGCTTACCATAACAATGATAAACTTCTCTGGATTCAGTCAGAGATAAATTATGAAGCAAAAGAAATGTTTGAACCTATTCTTTGTTGTCCAGAATTTAATGAATTATGTGGACTTCTCGAAAatttaatttacacattttccGATTCTGATTTAACTTCTATAACACGTTCATTATTTTTTTTGCATCCTTCTCATGGAAATCGGACTGTCATGTGTCTTGTTCATGAGTGCCTGCTACGATCaagtaattttgatttagaaaaccTTGCAAGATTTGCTGAGATTGGAAACTTTCTTCGTCGTAATGGTTTTCCAGTTTACAGTAAAGTTTGCAACAGACTTACCCATATTTTAGAGAAAACACCCATGAGTTCCCTAAACTTGGAGCATCTTGCAGTTGTAGTAAACAGTATTGGTTATTTTTGTTCAGAAAAATTgttgaaagatatttttgtatAGTAGTGACCTCAGCTTTAAAATCTAACTCTAACCTTAATCCCTCAACCATTCTTCTTTTCTTGGAAGTAATCACTAGATTTGTGTCTGTACCAGATCAAACTTTTCTGAAAGTTGCATGTGATATACTGTCAGACAATAGTGAAAACTTGTATACGTGGCAGTTAGGAATGGTTTTAAGGTTCCTGAAACTTGCAAGATTCCAGAATGATAACTTAGTAAGAGTAATCAGGAAAACTGGATTAGAAAGACTTAAGCAAGGATTATTAAGATCAAGTGATTTGGTAAGTCTTTTAAGTGTTTTTGATCTTTGTGGATGGAATGAAGAACTTAAGGCAGAAGTTGAAGAATTACTGATGCTACATGTTCAGGATTTTGATGCTATTCTAATAAAGCAGTGTGCACAGAGCCATCTCATGATATACTGTGAAAATCATCAGATTTTGGACAAATTTAGTGACAGAGTCTTAACTAAACTTCCAGATCTTTTGAATGCAATTTCGTGCCTAATGAATGTTCTAACATTTTATTCAAAAGCTCGTTACCAGAATCCAGTCTTTCATTCACACCTATCTCAGTTTCTGTTGAAAGAGATGCAATCAAACCAAATAACATACCAGCCAAGCCATCTAGCTGTTATCTTTAAGTATATACTTGGTTGCTTGAGCCAAAAGAGAGAACTTCCAACTGTATTAATGAGTATTGTTTCTAACGTATTGTCACAGTTTGCCTTCACTGATGTTACATCAATAGCTAGGGCATTAAACTTGAAGACTGCAGATGTACCTTCCACTAGATTCAGCCAGAATTTATGTATATACAAGTCCCTTCAACAGAGCACACTTCAACGATTATCAGAAGTCCCAAACATAAACACTTTGTGCATGTTGATAAAAGTTTTCTCTGCAAAATCAGGCTTTGGCTGCAGATTTGAATATGCTGAAATCACAAAAGCTTTTGAGGCTCTGATATCTACAGTAGATGATAACAGTTTTAATTCTGTACTTTTGATACtcaaaaaactaaaactttttatCCCAGATGTATTGGAATATCTTGCTCAGTTTTGTCTGAAAAACCATAGTTTAGAAATGATTTCTTTTATGCTACAAATATGTGTCTTCTTTAATTTCAATTCGGAGAAAAGTTGTTTACTTGCTGAAGAGTGTCTAAAGATGTTGGAAATCAGTAGCACTTTAAATTTGATTGAAGTATTACATATTGTATATAGCCTTACAGTGTTTGAGATCTTCCCAAAAGAAGTTATCAAGAAGATATTTTCTGTGGATTTCCTGAAAAGACTAGATAATTTCTGTGAAAGTaagttatattactatatatttaagTATATGTGAAAgtgacatttatatatttaatgttttattacaagaaatatttggaaattaaaatgttttaattatttgtctaaaatatattttcatctacACGTTCACAATCTTATCTATTCCGACGACTAGGTCAACTGCTTAATGGTCACCTACTTACTTCTATGTTGCTTGTTCCAAATTATTCCATGAAAGATGTTAATCTAGTTTGCACTCATGTTGTGTTGTCATAATTGGTGTAGATTATGTACATGCATCTATAATGCATCTGAAACAATATAATAtagcgccatctattgaatgATACCATAAACAAACatcattaaaatttgtttcacaCTTTGGATATTCAGGATTTAGACAGTCAGCAAAATGTTTCTTATATGTGCAACAACCCTTTCTTTACCACAGAACACAGTCTTAAATAAAATTACTCTCCTTACACAAAACAGCTTTCTCTTAGACAGCATTAGAGTTTGATTGTATCCttgttgatgtaatttataaacttGGTACTAATAAAACATTgacaaaataagttttttaagAACAAaggttattacttttaatatataaaaaatactacaGAATATATTGGAACAATCCAAACACGTTTTTATAAAGCTTacgttttctaaattttttcagTGAGTTATGAATACTACAATCTGATTTCTAGTACAGCTGTTCATAGAGCAGCATTTATGTTAGTAATTATAAGTTTCTTAATGCTTAATgtttgtatgtaaaattaaaaggGTAATTTGAATGAGTTGCATATGTACAGAGGAGCCATTTCATGTGAAATTGAAAGATATGTGGAAAATATTGGATGGATAACCTAAATTGGGATAAATGTTTGCACGTATGCGTATGGTCAAACAACCTGGAAACACTTAGGTTGGGATGAATTTTGCATGTATGTGTATGCTTTGCCTTcttattttatggtaaaaaaagaAGTTGAGAGATTTTATTAATCTCTATAAGATAAACTTTC encodes:
- the LOC143246562 gene encoding uncharacterized protein LOC143246562, which gives rise to MVLRFLKLARFQNDNLVRVIRKTGLERLKQGLLRSSDLVSLLSVFDLCGWNEELKAEVEELLMLHVQDFDAILIKQCAQSHLMIYCENHQILDKFSDRVLTKLPDLLNAISCLMNVLTFYSKARYQNPVFHSHLSQFLLKEMQSNQITYQPSHLAVIFKYILGCLSQKRELPTVLMSIVSNVLSQFAFTDVTSIARALNLKTADVPSTRFSQNLCIYKSLQQSTLQRLSEVPNINTLCMLIKVFSAKSGFGCRFEYAEITKAFEALISTVDDNSFNSVLLILKKLKLFIPDVLEYLAQFCLKNHSLEMISFMLQICVFFNFNSEKSCLLAEECLKMLEISSTLNLIEVLHIVYSLTVFEIFPKEVIKKIFSVDFLKRLDNFCETHSGLKFRLYEELEFLNRIVALECPELDIPWFHERFCQEMNIIKGPKITTERKENVLKILPDVLGGQEFYRSNQITPYFYNIDFECALTPAGQPVSFQDLTSHSHLLTSLKRVALVILEPHHYCSNVHWKLGKTAVMLRHLEMLGYTVVELPYMELDSVSQSHSDLLANYLRTKIFQGM